In Glycine max cultivar Williams 82 chromosome 10, Glycine_max_v4.0, whole genome shotgun sequence, the DNA window TTTATAGCCAACCCCATATCTCCCAACCATGTCACAAAATTTTGCAAAAGCTGGATTTTTAATAACATTGAATGGAATGGCACTTGTGTACCAAAATTCAGCACATTGATCATCAACTTTATCTTTGTCACCTTTTTTATATAACTGATTTAAAGTTGCTTGAACTCCCTCACCACCACTAGCCTTAACAAATTTTGCTTTTCCTCTTCCTTTGAAAGCAAGCATCCCTTTCTGTTGTATTCCACTTTGACTACTATTTGACTCCACTTCCACTCCCTCAGTACCTTCTTCATGAATACTGTtcaactttcttttcttctctgatGCATTAGCAACCTCTGCAACAACGTtcatcataagcatcttaaCTTCTTCAGGCACTGAAGCACAAGGTTCAGAATCCCATCTAGTCCCAGCAAGATGAtgcttaaatttgaaaattcccCCATTGTTGATCTTTGAGCAGTAGTTGCACTTAACTTTTTTACCATTCCCTAAAACATCTGTCCCATGCTTCCACCCAATATCAGTCCTATTTCCTGGAGCATTTTTGCTTCTGCTTGCTACACCTGTGGATGTGCCTGTATTGGCATTTGATGAATCTGATCCATTCCCACTCCCAGTCCCAGACATACTAAAATGGAACAAAATTAGCAGCAAGTATCAACAACAATTAGCAAGTAGCAGCAGCAAGTAACAACAGAATTAGCAGCAGAATTAGCAGCAAGTAGCAAGTAAGTAACAACCAATAAGCAATTACTGCTCAGAGGAACAGAATCAGCCACagaatccaaacaaaatatgagtACTCATTGCCTGCTTGCTtaggttatttttataattgtttcctTATTTAAGTTGCTATATATCAAATGTGGGAAAGTAAAGATTTatgaaaaaatctaattaattaattttttacaacaacTTAGATATAAATTTGTTGCAGACTTGTAGTAATATATGCAAATAAGCTCAAAATATATGAAGCAGGAGATCCAAATTTGGATTCATCAGCTTATAGAGGTCTTGGTTTAGCTTGTGGCTGACCTCGATCCTCTTTCCTAACAGAAGCAAATACAGAAATACTAATTTGGAttcattcaaattcaagtgatttAATTCAGAAATTCTATGAAATTTCAGAAATTCAAGTGATTCATTTGATACCAGCCTCAGCCCTCAGCCTATGCCTAACACCATGAAATTTCAGAAATTCTTACGTGGGTTGTGCTCGTCATGGACGTCGTGCTCGTGGGAGTTGGGACTCCCGGCTTCCCAATGAACAAGGTTTTCTCTTGTCTGGTTGTCTGCTACCGCCGTGGACCACCGCACGCCGCTGCGTCGCACGTCGTCTGCTGTCACGTGTTGCGCCTTCCAACATAACAAGGTTGCCCTCCAACTCTCCTATGGGGTGACCCGTGACTTTGTGACAGTGTGAGGTtttgagggagaaagaaaaaatgcacAAGCAAGCCAAGCACAAAGGGAAGCAAATCCCTAAACCAGTCACAACAAAAACGACGCCGTTTcgtgggatttttttttcaactaaacTCGCGCAACTCAGACCAGACTCGCGAGTTTGCATGAGTCCACTCCGAGTCCACCGAGTCTGCTCCGAGTTTGCTCAAAAATGAGTTTACTACCGATTTGACTCGCGGGACTGAAGTAAACTCATAAACTCTTAAGAGTCTACGAATTGACTCTAGAGTTTGACAACCATGACGGCCAGGATCACGCCATCCTTCATGATTGGGCATACACGCCAACAAAGAGGAGCCTTTTAGAACTCATAGCCCAAGATGCAACATTAGTCCAAAATAAGCTATTGGCCCGATAGATAGAGACCTTGACGGAGACCCTCAACAAGCTTCCTCAACAACTATAAGTGGTAAGTCCCTCTCACTCTTCAATCATGCAAGTAGGGGGATGCCACATTTGCGGTGGAGCACACAAGCCAGGGCAATGCGTAGCCCAAGAAGACTCTTCCAGGGAGGTGAACTACATGGGAGCTCAGAATCGCCACAGATTCCGAGGTTGCAACCAAGGAGGATCGTCGGGATTCAACCAAGGGAGGAATTTCACATAGGGCTCAAGTTGGGGGAATCATCCAGGGAACCAGTTTAACAAGGAGAAAAGAAGTCAACTTGTCCAAAATTCTAACCAAGGGGTCGATCTTTATGAGAAGACTAGCAAGCTTGAGGAGACACTAAATCAATTCATGCAGATATCCATGTCCAACTATAAGAGCATAGAGTCATTCATCAAGAACCTAGAGATACAAGTGGGACAATTAGTCAAACAAATGGCTGAAAGACCCATTAGCAGCTTTGGAGCAACTATAGAGAAGAACGCGAAGGAGGAATGCAAGGTAGTGTTAACTAGAAGCCAGAGGAGAgcgcaagaagaagaagagaaagctGAAAGAGACCAGTCTGAGGAAGGAAAGGCagacaaagaagaagagaaggaggaagaagagaagaagagggaagaagaagaagtagagaAAATGGTCTTAACCTCTAAGACCAAAAGCCAACAAGCCCAAGAGGCTAGGAAAAAAGAGTCACCAACCCCTCTAAAGGAGCCCCTATACCCTTTAGTGCCATCAAAGAAGAATAAGGAGCGTTATTTCAAGCCTTTCTTAGAGATATTCAAGGGGCTGGAGATAACCATGCCATTTGGGGAATCCTTGCAGTAGATGCTGCTCTACACCAAATTCATGAAGGACATCCTCACCAAGAAGGGGAAGTACATTGATAATGAGAGAATTGTGGTGGAAGGCAAATGTAGTGCAGTGATACAAAGGAAGTCGCCCAAGAAATTTAAAGACCCCGAGGGCGTGACAATCCCTTGCACCATAGGGAACGAATCAGTAGGGAAGACTCTCATTGACTTAGGGGCAAGCATCAACTTGATGCCCCTGTCAATGTGTAGAAGAATTGGAAACCTGAAGATAGACCCTACCAAGATGATGCTTCAGCTCGCAAATCGATCAATCACTATACCATACGGGGTAGTAGAAGATGTCCTTGTCAAAGTCCGTTACTTTACTTTCCCGATAGATTTTGTCATCATAGACATAGAAGAAGATATAGAGATTCCTCTTATCTTAGGAAGACCCTTCATGCTAATTGCCAACTGCGTGGTAGATATGGGGAATGGTAATCTGGAAATGAGCATTGATGATCAAAAGGTAACCTTCAAACTTTTTGAAGCAATTAAATATCCAGAGGAAGATAGGAGGTGCTTCAAGGTGGAGGAGGTCGATAAAGAAGACGTCGGTGCTCTTCAAACCACACAGAATTCACTGGAGAAAGCTTTGATCAATGCTGTAGATTATCTAACCAGAGAAGAGGAGAAGGATCTAAGGGCTTGCTTGGAAGACTTAGATCGTGAAGAAAATATTACTACATGgggactagttttgaagaattGAAAAGAGGGAGTCTATTCAAGAAGACCAAGGTGGAGCTGAAGATCTTACCCAACCACCTAAAGTATGTGTTCTTGGAGGAGAACAAGACCAAGCTTATGGTGATCAACAATGAGCTAATAGCAGAGGAAGAGAACATGTTGGTGGAGGTCCTTATGAGACACAAGGAGGCAATAGGGTGGCACATATCATATCTGAAAGGAATCAGCCCTGCCTACTATATGCACAAGATAATGATGGAATAAGACTATAGACCAGTCAGATAGCCCCAGAGAAGGCTCAACCCATCAATGAAAGAAGAGGTGCGAAAAGAGGTGCTCAAGCTTATAGAGGCTGGGCttatctaccccatttctgacagtgCTTGGGTAAGCCCAGTCTAGGTGGTACAAAAGAAAGGGGGCATGATagtcattcaaaataaaaagaatgacCTAATCCCAACAAGGACTGCCACTGGTTGGAGAATGTGCATAGATTACCGCAAGCTCAACGAAGCCACAAAGAAAGACCATTTTCCTTTGCCCTTCATGGATCGGATGTTGGAGAGGCTAGCGGGAAAGGCTTACTACTACTTCTTGGATGGATACTCTGGATACAATCAGATTATAGTGGACCCCAAGGATTAGGAGAAGACGACCTTCACATGCCCTTTTGCTGTCTTTGCCTACAGACGGATGTCGTTTGGGTTATGTAATGCATCTACCACATTTCAGAGGTTCATGTTGGCAATTTTTGCATATATGGTGGAAAAAAGTATCGAGGTATTCATGGATGAGTTCTCGGTATCTGGGCCCTCTTTTGAATGCTGACTGAAGAACTTGGAGATGGTGCTACAAAGATGCATGGAAACAAACCTAGTCTTGAACTAGGAGAAGTGTCACTTCATGGTTCGAGAAGGCATAGTCTTGGGCCACAAAATTTCAGCCCAAGGGATTGAGGTAGATTGGGCCAAGATTGATGTCATTGAGAAGTTGCCACCACCATCCAATGTCAAAGGCATCAGGAGCTTCCTAGGACATGCAGGATTAATTCTACAGGAGATTCATCAAAGACTTCTCATAAATTGATAGACCATTGAACAATCTGCCGAACAAAGATGTTgtgtttaaatttgatgaaaagtGTTCAACGGCCTTTCAGACCCTGAAAGACAAGCTCACAACTACCTTAGTGATGATCACACCTGACTGGAGTAAAGAGTTTGAATTAATGTGCGATGCTAGTGATTATGCAGTGGGTGCAGTCCTAGGACAAAGGCAAGACAAGACGTTCCATGCCATTTACTATGCTAGCAAAGTTCTCAATGAAGCACAGATGAATTATGCCACTGCGGAGAAGGAGATGCtagccattgtctttgccttaGAAAAATTCAGACCATACTTGGTGGGGTCAAGGGTGGTGATTTTCACTGATCATGCCGCCATCAAGCACCTTCTCACCAAGGCAAATTCAAAACCAAGGTTGATTTGATGGGTCCTGCTCATTcaagagtttgatatagtcatcaaggacaagaaaggATCCAAGAATATGGTGGCTGACCACCTCTCCAGGTTGAAGAATAAAGAAGTGACCAAAGAAGAACCGGAGATAAGGGGAGAATTTCCAGATGAGTTCCTCTTACAAGCCACTGCAAGACCTTGGTTTACTGATGTGGCTAACTATAAAGCCACAAGAATCATCCCCGAAGAGCTTAATTGGAGTTAGCGAAAGaaattcctacatgatgcccaCTTTTATGTGTGGGATGATCCACATATGTTCAAGCTAGGAGTAGACAATCTACTAACAAGGTATATTACGATGGAGGAAGCACAGAGCATCCTTTGGCACTGCCATAGTTCACCATATTGAGGTCACCACAGCGAAGATAGGACGACAAcaatgttagacaagtggcctcagtaACTTAAgagagggggtgaattaagtttaaaaactttcccctaattaaatttcaattccCTCTTGAATTAGAGTATGTACACTTAATATGAATTAAGTAAAGAACAATTTAAacaaaacttctttaaagcaaaaataaaatgcaataaaCTAAAGAAGTTtgaaggaagagagaatgcaaactcagtttttatactggtttggccacgccctgtgcctattccagtcctcaagcaaccctcttgagatttccactatcttataaaatccttttacattgtctgaaccacacagggatacCCTTCCCATGTGTTCAGAATTCTTTACAActcaagagactcacagtctcttcaACAATAATCATTTGCTTATGAGTAAGAAGATtatttctctcttgaagagaagaatattacaagtTGAAGATCATATAAGAATCCtcatagattttgcaagtgtttggccaaggctttcttttgagaggataggaaaattattgttttgaaaaactctaagGAAATTCAaacccaagtcacctatttataggcctttggtagcctttcaaaaacttgtgaacagttgtgacttttttagaagttatttttaaaattttcttactagtaatcgattacataaatatggtaatcaattacaaagttAGTTCTGAAGAGATATGACTCTTCAGACttgaaatacaaaattttgtgtctagtaatcgattacagaactgttgtaatcgattacaggttttgaaatttaaattcaaaatttccaaaagttgtttgaaacagtttttatcttctggtaatcgattacatcttctgtgtaatcgattgcacaatttaaaattcaaattcaaatatttgtaaattgttttaaaactcatttagtttctggtaatcgattacgtcctctggtaatcgattaccagaaagaaacacattatttcaaaaatagagTTTCACTTTAAACCTTTGTAAAATGTTTTGAGGAGTTAACCTAAGGCCAAACCTGTGCAACCTCATTTAAGGAATTCTTTTAACACACTTTGGACTAATTATTCATTGTTTCTCTtgaaatcttgattcttgactttgaTCAATCTTGAATAGCTTTATCTTTGGCatcattgtcgcaacctacccttcggcgggagggcgacgcgtgacttgcgggatgcgtgttccacgaagggaatacacgcggagtcgccaccaacgtttatttcaggaaaatgtcagaaaaaccggaaaagacgtgatctacgaacttttaagtgaaaggttcgggagttttatttatgcacggggaaggtattagcaccccacacgtctgtcccaagagacggcagcctttaatcgaatgtgcaaacatgactttgatttttatgttccctttttatgtctttatatcctttataccctttttatatttttctctttttgtggtcgacaagggtgtttccctttgctcctatgtattcctcaattgcgatgaggaaatcagacctatgtagttctttcttatcaagtgattcttttttacttaaatggtgatcattttaaggcgttggaccttgaaaatgatccattttacttagtaagaaatggaaataacaaacttcaaaaacctatttttatggacgagcttgactaggcgagttgattttagccttagtttcactttagttattagccaattcgattaagaatgagaaatcccaaagagaaaacgtccgattgatttttcgctttattttactaaaagatgtttttttttattattatattattttttacctctttttgatttccaacgtggttacggcacgaccgaacggtcagaattcattttaaccgaagttaacggataatacaattcaaacgatcggtggaaatttattttatttttaagttaagcgagaaatgacttaaataaaatggcttaagcacgtcaaaaggggtataaaaaataaatgaaacaagaatagaaatacacaaaacacaatgtggaccaccacgggtacatagaatgaatcgaaaggcttggttcgaggtacttacccgttgaagatcgaagaacgatgaagaacgaatgaagaacgtcgaagaacggtcgaaacctttgcgaaattcttcacgaaaaacgttacggaaacgtttcggaagcgcctcggcttagattttcttcacggaaacaatttttccaagcaaattcgaaagagagagaagtgcctaaggggctgaacccttttccttctcacttcctcccctatttatagcaaaatagaggagatgcttgccgcccagctcgcccaggcgagccaggttgcttcctccagaagcaacagccttctggaggaatattctggagggcccaagtgggcctgggtgctatttgcacccccatttttactaagtacaccccctttgcttttttttgtgattcttttttcgtaaagttacggaaacttacgaatttcgtaacgatacttgttttctttccgtaatgttacggaaccttgcggattacataatcatcccctttttgacttacgaaatgttacggaaccccactatttatgcaacgatgcttccatttgatttccggtgtgtcacggaaccttacggattgtgcatcaatattttcttttgtttttcggcacgtcccggaatttcacaaattgcctaatgatgggtgacaagcacctcacaaggaccaaagaaaagtcgcatgtcatcaagcaaaggtccccggatgaaattagggtatgacagttgcccctctttacttgtcttttattggagataaaaggaaagtaaagataagacactaatttcgttcctctcgatttgacgagagtcacgggtgaccataaaatttccgcatgcaaataacttgttgttcccggaatttcacaaattgcctaatgatgggtgccaagcacctcacaaggacca includes these proteins:
- the LOC100783989 gene encoding uncharacterized protein, with protein sequence MLLYTKFMKDILTKKGKYIDNERIVVEGKCSAVIQRKSPKKFKDPEGVTIPCTIGNESVGKTLIDLGASINLMPLSMCRRIGNLKIDPTKMMLQLANRSITIPYGVVEDVLVKVRYFTFPIDFVIIDIEEDIEIPLILGRPFMLIANCVVDMGNGNLEMSIDDQKVTFKLFEAIKYPEEDRRCFKVEEVDKEDVGALQTTQNSLEKALINAVDYLTREEEKDLRACLEDLDREENITTWGLVLKN